From Cognatishimia activa, one genomic window encodes:
- the zapE gene encoding cell division protein ZapE, with translation MTAIQDIYDNLVATGELTRDPAQEAVLPEFERVRAGLAEPAPKKKGWFKKAKPEAVKGLYLWGGVGRGKSMLMDMFVEAVEVPSRRVHFHAFMQEIHAGMHQARQEGVKDALAPVAAKVIEDVRLLAFDEMQITDITDAMIVGRLFEMLFEAGVTIVTTSNRVPDDLYKDGLNRQLFLPFIDVLKEQMVIWEMVSPTDYRQNRLTGQQVYFVRGSGGARKRLLELWKDLAGTGAPPLILTVQGREVEIPRFRNGVGKAKFYDLCGKMLGPADYLAIAEAVRVLVIEDIPHLSRHNFNEAKRFVTLIDALYEAKVRLICTAAAEPEMLYVEGTGTFEFERTASRLREMQDADWGKDT, from the coding sequence ATGACTGCGATACAGGACATCTACGACAACCTCGTTGCCACGGGCGAATTGACCCGCGACCCGGCGCAAGAGGCCGTTCTCCCCGAATTCGAACGCGTGCGCGCCGGCCTTGCTGAGCCTGCTCCGAAGAAAAAGGGGTGGTTTAAGAAAGCCAAACCAGAGGCCGTCAAAGGACTTTATCTTTGGGGTGGCGTTGGGCGCGGAAAATCCATGTTGATGGATATGTTTGTTGAGGCTGTTGAGGTCCCTTCCCGGCGCGTACACTTCCACGCGTTTATGCAGGAGATTCACGCCGGCATGCATCAGGCCCGTCAGGAGGGCGTCAAAGATGCGCTTGCGCCTGTTGCAGCTAAAGTGATCGAAGATGTTCGCCTGCTGGCCTTTGATGAAATGCAAATCACAGATATCACGGACGCCATGATTGTCGGACGTCTGTTTGAGATGCTTTTTGAGGCGGGCGTCACAATTGTCACCACCTCAAATCGTGTGCCTGATGATCTCTATAAAGATGGCCTCAACCGACAGCTCTTTCTGCCCTTCATCGACGTCCTGAAAGAACAGATGGTCATCTGGGAAATGGTCTCCCCTACGGACTACCGTCAAAATCGCCTGACAGGTCAACAGGTCTATTTTGTGCGTGGCTCTGGTGGCGCAAGGAAGCGTTTGTTGGAGCTTTGGAAAGACCTTGCGGGAACCGGTGCTCCGCCGCTCATTTTGACGGTCCAAGGCCGCGAGGTTGAGATCCCCAGGTTCCGCAACGGGGTGGGTAAAGCAAAATTCTATGACCTTTGTGGCAAGATGCTTGGCCCGGCCGACTACTTGGCAATTGCAGAGGCTGTACGCGTTCTGGTGATCGAAGATATCCCTCATCTCAGCCGCCACAACTTCAACGAAGCAAAACGCTTCGTGACATTGATTGACGCGCTTTATGAAGCGAAAGTCCGGCTGATTTGCACAGCCGCCGCGGAACCAGAGATGCTCTATGTTGAAGGCACAGGCACCTTTGAGTTTGAACGAACCGCCAGCCGACTGCGAGAGATGCAGGACGCAGATTGGGGCAAAGATACCTAA
- the accD gene encoding acetyl-CoA carboxylase, carboxyltransferase subunit beta, translating to MNWITNYVRPRINSIFSRREVPENLWTKCGECGTMLFHRELKENLNVCTQCGHHMGISPRDRFLSLFDGGIFTEIDVPAPIADPLHFKDQKKYPERMKAAQKKTGEKEAMLVAEGEIGRTPIVACAQDFSFMGGSMSMYVGNAIVAAAERAVEMKRPLVLFSAAGGARMQEGILGLMQMPRTTIAVQMLKEAGLPYIVVLTHPTTGGVTASYAMLGDVQIAEPNALIGFAGARVIEQTIREKLPEGFQRAEYLLDHGMLDRVTDRNEMREELITIVRMLLELPPAVKGDLPAPSAENGTDAAGEPAEAAKAE from the coding sequence ATGAACTGGATCACCAACTACGTCCGTCCTCGGATCAACTCCATCTTCTCGCGCCGCGAAGTGCCAGAGAATCTTTGGACGAAATGTGGTGAATGCGGGACGATGCTGTTCCATCGTGAGCTGAAAGAAAATCTGAATGTCTGCACACAGTGCGGTCACCATATGGGTATTTCGCCACGCGATCGTTTTCTGTCTTTGTTTGATGGCGGCATTTTCACAGAGATCGACGTGCCTGCGCCAATCGCGGATCCGCTGCACTTCAAAGACCAGAAGAAGTACCCTGAACGCATGAAGGCGGCTCAGAAGAAGACCGGCGAAAAAGAAGCGATGCTGGTCGCTGAGGGTGAAATCGGACGAACCCCGATTGTGGCCTGTGCGCAAGACTTCTCATTCATGGGCGGTTCTATGTCCATGTATGTTGGCAACGCCATCGTTGCAGCTGCGGAACGCGCGGTTGAAATGAAGCGCCCATTGGTTCTGTTTTCCGCTGCCGGTGGTGCGCGGATGCAAGAAGGTATTCTGGGCCTGATGCAAATGCCGCGTACGACCATCGCGGTTCAAATGCTGAAAGAGGCAGGGCTGCCTTACATTGTTGTACTGACCCACCCGACGACGGGCGGTGTAACGGCGTCTTACGCAATGCTTGGCGATGTACAAATCGCAGAGCCTAATGCTCTCATCGGTTTTGCCGGTGCCCGCGTGATCGAACAGACTATTCGCGAGAAGTTGCCAGAAGGCTTCCAGCGCGCAGAATACCTGCTGGATCATGGTATGCTGGATCGCGTGACAGACCGTAATGAGATGCGCGAAGAGCTGATCACAATCGTGCGGATGCTGCTGGAACTGCCACCTGCCGTGAAAGGCGATTTACCTGCCCCGAGCGCTGAAAACGGCACAGATGCGGCGGGAGAACCTGCTGAAGCCGCAAAAGCCGAGTAA
- a CDS encoding CPBP family intramembrane glutamic endopeptidase has protein sequence MSAYDAHQNMIAPARASASLPRLSVGLVILFIAVIAFNLGLFQILQSIEAWDRLEYELITGNTARAMLVTLFSFIMPAAALWVVVRLVHDRSFTSLLGPIQPAFRDFFRVFRIVLLLVAVILVLPSPAGQQPLMHLGFPAWLPLVLPALLGLFIQVTTEELIFRGYLQSQLAARFASPLVWMVLPSIFFGFLHFSPEVYGENAMLIALWATAFGIAAADLTARSGSLGPAIAMHFVNNIVAIMIVAMQHHWDGLALLHVPYGPQDVDLVRAALILEGPILLCLWLGARIAIRR, from the coding sequence ATGTCTGCCTATGATGCCCATCAGAATATGATTGCCCCGGCCCGCGCCAGCGCGAGCCTGCCGCGTTTATCTGTGGGGCTTGTCATTTTATTTATCGCGGTAATTGCGTTCAATCTCGGGCTTTTCCAGATACTGCAGTCTATTGAGGCGTGGGATCGCCTTGAATACGAGCTGATCACCGGCAACACAGCGAGAGCGATGCTTGTAACATTGTTCTCGTTTATCATGCCTGCTGCGGCTCTCTGGGTGGTTGTGCGTCTCGTGCATGATAGGTCGTTCACGAGTCTTTTAGGGCCAATTCAGCCTGCGTTCCGTGATTTCTTCCGCGTGTTCCGGATTGTGTTGCTGCTGGTCGCTGTCATTTTGGTTTTGCCGTCGCCTGCAGGCCAGCAACCACTAATGCATCTGGGTTTTCCCGCGTGGCTGCCACTGGTTTTGCCTGCACTCCTAGGGCTGTTTATCCAAGTCACAACCGAAGAGCTTATCTTTCGCGGATATCTGCAAAGCCAATTGGCCGCTCGGTTTGCAAGCCCTCTTGTCTGGATGGTCCTGCCAAGCATCTTTTTTGGCTTTTTGCATTTCAGCCCAGAAGTATATGGTGAAAATGCAATGCTCATCGCCTTGTGGGCGACCGCATTTGGCATCGCGGCCGCTGATTTGACGGCGCGAAGTGGCTCCCTTGGGCCAGCGATTGCTATGCATTTCGTGAACAATATCGTGGCGATCATGATTGTCGCCATGCAACACCATTGGGATGGTCTGGCGCTCTTACATGTTCCTTATGGCCCACAAGATGTTGATTTGGTGCGCGCTGCTTTGATCTTGGAAGGGCCAATTTTGCTGTGTTTGTGGCTTGGGGCGCGAATTGCCATCAGGCGCTAA
- a CDS encoding glutathione S-transferase family protein, whose amino-acid sequence MITLYTWSTPNGRKISIALEEMGLPYTVQSVDISADEQFDPSFLALNPNHKIPVLVDDDGTVVNESGAILLYLSEKTGQFTPERHDPEYWEMMRWLMWQMGGQGPMLGQAHHFLKFNPGKAPYAEERFGKEAQRLYGILNAHLEHRDFILKHLSVCEFAIWPWVSRFEFQRIDLNDFPAVRDWYLRLADRPGFQRGYAVPKDTGPIPRP is encoded by the coding sequence ATGATCACGCTATATACTTGGTCCACGCCGAACGGCCGTAAGATATCCATCGCTTTGGAAGAAATGGGCCTGCCCTACACGGTGCAATCGGTCGATATCAGCGCAGACGAGCAATTTGATCCATCCTTTTTGGCGCTGAACCCAAATCACAAAATACCGGTGCTCGTGGACGATGACGGGACGGTCGTGAATGAAAGCGGTGCAATACTGCTCTATCTTTCCGAAAAGACCGGCCAATTTACACCAGAGCGGCATGATCCGGAATATTGGGAAATGATGCGATGGCTCATGTGGCAGATGGGTGGGCAAGGGCCGATGCTGGGGCAGGCGCACCACTTCCTGAAGTTCAATCCGGGCAAAGCGCCATACGCGGAGGAAAGGTTCGGCAAAGAGGCGCAAAGGCTCTATGGCATCTTGAATGCGCATCTTGAACACCGCGATTTTATACTGAAACATCTCTCGGTTTGCGAATTTGCGATTTGGCCTTGGGTATCTCGGTTTGAATTTCAGAGGATCGATTTAAATGACTTTCCAGCTGTCCGCGACTGGTACCTAAGATTGGCTGACCGCCCAGGGTTTCAGCGCGGATATGCCGTGCCCAAAGATACAGGGCCAATTCCGCGCCCATAG
- a CDS encoding NIPSNAP family protein produces MLTCIIRYQIDPTKKSQFEQYARNWGQAIPRNGADLIGYYAPHEGSSTLAYGIYNIASLADYEAYRARLSADPLGRENFQFAQRERFILREDRTFLKLASEPHGEAR; encoded by the coding sequence ATGCTTACCTGTATTATTCGATATCAAATCGACCCGACCAAGAAATCTCAGTTTGAGCAATACGCGCGCAATTGGGGCCAAGCCATTCCTCGGAACGGTGCTGATCTGATCGGTTATTACGCACCCCACGAAGGCAGCAGTACATTAGCTTATGGCATCTACAATATCGCCAGCTTGGCAGACTATGAAGCTTACAGGGCTCGCTTGTCCGCCGATCCCTTGGGGCGCGAAAACTTTCAGTTTGCGCAGAGAGAGCGTTTCATCTTGCGGGAAGATCGAACTTTTCTGAAACTTGCCTCTGAGCCACATGGGGAAGCGAGATGA
- a CDS encoding bifunctional folylpolyglutamate synthase/dihydrofolate synthase: protein MTTESSDAILERMMSLHPKVIDLTLDRVWRLLKALDNPQKDLPPVIHIAGTNGKGSTQAMIRAGLEGMGRTAHAYTSPHLARFHERIRLAGELISEDHLSEVLDECYAKNGGIDITYFEITTCAALLAFARKKADYTLLEVGLGGRLDATNVIEPEVTVITPVSIDHEQFLGNTLAKIAAEKAGIIKRGVPCIVGPQEDEAMEVIEATATRLGAPLLAYGQHWHVSTERGRLIYQDERGLLDLPMPALLGAHQVINAGAALAVLRHLGADEVACEAAMANAEWPARMQRMKTGPLVEAAGDAELWLDGGHNAAAGIAIAELLKSLPKRDTHLICGMLNTKDVSGYLSPIAKEVESLTAVSIPGEANTLPAEATALAATQVGMKAQIAENVEVALRDILKVAPGSRVLICGSLYLAGVVLRENG from the coding sequence ATGACGACCGAATCTTCCGATGCCATTCTAGAGCGCATGATGTCCCTGCATCCAAAGGTCATTGATCTGACATTGGATCGCGTTTGGCGTCTATTGAAAGCGCTGGATAATCCGCAGAAAGACCTGCCACCTGTGATCCATATTGCGGGCACCAATGGTAAAGGTTCTACGCAAGCCATGATCCGTGCAGGGCTTGAGGGGATGGGGCGAACTGCGCACGCTTACACCTCTCCTCACCTTGCGCGCTTTCATGAGCGCATCCGTCTTGCGGGAGAGCTGATTTCGGAAGACCACCTCTCTGAGGTGCTGGATGAGTGTTACGCCAAGAATGGTGGCATTGACATCACCTATTTTGAGATCACCACCTGTGCCGCATTGCTCGCCTTCGCGCGCAAAAAGGCGGATTACACCTTGCTGGAAGTTGGACTTGGCGGGCGGTTGGATGCAACCAATGTGATCGAACCCGAAGTCACCGTGATCACGCCGGTCTCGATCGATCACGAACAGTTTCTTGGGAACACCCTTGCAAAGATCGCCGCCGAAAAGGCGGGTATCATTAAACGTGGAGTTCCATGCATTGTTGGCCCTCAGGAAGATGAGGCTATGGAAGTGATCGAAGCCACTGCGACACGTCTTGGCGCGCCGCTACTGGCCTATGGGCAACATTGGCATGTTAGCACGGAGCGTGGACGTCTGATTTATCAGGACGAGCGTGGTTTGCTGGACCTTCCAATGCCCGCGCTTCTGGGTGCGCACCAGGTTATAAACGCGGGTGCCGCGTTGGCCGTCTTGCGTCATCTTGGGGCAGATGAGGTGGCTTGCGAGGCAGCCATGGCAAATGCTGAATGGCCTGCGCGTATGCAGCGTATGAAAACCGGCCCGCTGGTTGAGGCCGCAGGCGACGCTGAACTTTGGCTTGATGGTGGCCACAATGCCGCTGCGGGTATTGCGATTGCAGAGCTTCTGAAATCGCTTCCAAAGCGCGACACACATCTGATCTGCGGTATGCTGAACACTAAGGACGTTAGCGGCTACCTCTCCCCCATCGCCAAAGAAGTTGAGAGCCTGACCGCCGTCTCCATTCCAGGAGAAGCAAACACGCTACCTGCAGAAGCGACGGCGCTTGCTGCCACTCAGGTCGGCATGAAAGCTCAGATTGCTGAGAACGTTGAAGTGGCGCTTCGTGACATTCTGAAAGTCGCACCGGGCAGCCGCGTTTTGATCTGCGGTTCGCTCTATCTGGCTGGGGTGGTCCTGCGCGAGAACGGGTAG
- a CDS encoding NADPH-dependent 2,4-dienoyl-CoA reductase — protein sequence MTRYPNLFEPLDLGFTTLKNRVLMGSMHTGLEETKDWNRVAEFYAERARGGVALMVTGGMSPSPEGGVFPGAAGLFSDEDISNHKIVTDRVHENGGKIAMQILHAGRYAYGPDCVSASPVKSPISPFPPKELDEEGIKKQINDFIIATVRAKEAGYDGVEIMGSEGYFLNQFLVTHTNKRTDRWGGDYENRMRLPVEVVRRCREAVGPDFIIIYRISMIDLIPNGSTHAEVVQLAQAIEKAGATILNTGIGWHEARIPTIATSVPRRAFAWVTKKLMGKVSIPVITSNRINTPKVAEEVLAEGCADMVSMARPFLADSQFVLKAQADRADTIAPCIACNQACLDHTFSGKISTCLVNPRACYETELPILRAQETKQIAVVGAGPAGMSAAMTAAERGHNVTLFDRDSSLGGQLNVAKQVPGKEEFWGLVDWFETMLKEMGVETALGQTVSAGDLEGFDEVIIATGVVPRDPAIPGQDHSKVLGYLNVLKHGAPVGKKVAVIGAGGIGFDVAEFLVQEGESPSTNLPDWMAEWGVTDPESAPGGLAEGGAKPEAAARDVILLQRKAKALGKGLGKTTGWIHRMSLRMKNVRMIGGVNYEKIDDAGLHISFGEARENPEVLDVDNVVICAGQLSERSLADALEAKGINCHVIGGADVAAELDAKRAINQGVRLAAEL from the coding sequence ATGACTCGCTATCCAAATCTATTTGAACCACTCGACCTTGGTTTCACGACACTGAAGAACCGCGTGTTGATGGGATCCATGCACACAGGTTTGGAAGAAACCAAAGATTGGAACCGAGTCGCAGAGTTTTATGCGGAGCGTGCTCGAGGCGGTGTCGCTCTAATGGTGACCGGCGGCATGTCTCCGAGTCCTGAGGGAGGGGTGTTTCCCGGAGCCGCTGGGCTGTTCAGCGACGAAGACATTTCCAACCACAAGATCGTAACGGATCGCGTACATGAAAACGGCGGTAAAATCGCTATGCAGATTTTGCACGCAGGTCGCTATGCCTATGGTCCAGATTGTGTAAGCGCCTCACCGGTCAAGTCGCCTATCTCCCCTTTTCCGCCAAAAGAATTGGATGAAGAGGGTATCAAAAAGCAGATCAACGACTTCATAATCGCAACCGTCCGCGCCAAAGAAGCAGGCTATGATGGCGTCGAGATCATGGGGTCTGAAGGATATTTTCTGAACCAGTTTCTTGTCACGCATACCAACAAGCGCACAGATCGCTGGGGCGGCGATTATGAGAACCGAATGCGTTTGCCTGTAGAGGTCGTGCGTCGATGTCGCGAAGCAGTTGGGCCTGACTTCATCATCATCTACCGCATCAGCATGATCGACCTTATCCCAAATGGCTCAACCCATGCCGAGGTCGTGCAGCTCGCTCAGGCCATAGAGAAAGCGGGGGCCACCATCCTGAATACGGGGATAGGCTGGCACGAAGCTCGCATCCCGACCATAGCGACCAGCGTCCCGCGCCGCGCCTTCGCCTGGGTGACAAAGAAGCTGATGGGCAAAGTGTCTATTCCGGTGATCACCAGCAACCGCATCAATACGCCGAAAGTGGCCGAAGAGGTTCTCGCCGAAGGCTGCGCAGATATGGTCTCAATGGCGCGCCCGTTTTTGGCCGACAGCCAGTTTGTGCTGAAGGCGCAGGCTGATCGCGCAGACACCATCGCACCCTGCATTGCCTGCAACCAAGCCTGCTTGGATCATACGTTCAGCGGCAAAATTTCGACCTGTCTCGTCAACCCACGCGCCTGTTATGAAACAGAGCTTCCGATCCTCCGCGCTCAAGAGACAAAGCAAATCGCAGTGGTGGGCGCTGGTCCGGCGGGCATGTCCGCTGCCATGACCGCAGCCGAGCGGGGGCACAATGTTACGCTTTTTGATCGCGACAGTTCCTTAGGTGGCCAACTGAACGTTGCCAAACAAGTGCCGGGTAAAGAAGAATTCTGGGGGCTGGTTGATTGGTTTGAAACCATGCTCAAAGAAATGGGAGTAGAAACAGCACTTGGCCAGACAGTCTCAGCCGGGGACTTAGAAGGATTTGATGAAGTCATCATAGCTACAGGAGTTGTTCCACGTGATCCAGCTATTCCGGGGCAAGATCATTCAAAGGTTTTGGGCTATCTGAATGTGCTGAAACACGGCGCTCCCGTGGGCAAAAAGGTTGCTGTCATTGGCGCTGGTGGCATTGGTTTCGACGTGGCTGAGTTTCTCGTTCAGGAAGGGGAAAGCCCATCGACCAATCTTCCAGATTGGATGGCAGAATGGGGTGTGACCGATCCCGAAAGTGCACCTGGTGGATTGGCTGAAGGCGGCGCAAAACCCGAAGCTGCGGCGCGCGACGTTATTCTGCTTCAGCGCAAAGCCAAGGCCTTGGGCAAAGGTCTTGGGAAGACCACCGGCTGGATTCATCGCATGAGCCTGCGCATGAAAAACGTCCGCATGATCGGTGGAGTGAACTATGAGAAAATTGACGACGCCGGGCTTCATATCTCTTTTGGCGAAGCGCGAGAGAATCCTGAAGTATTGGATGTCGATAACGTTGTGATTTGCGCCGGGCAGCTTTCAGAGCGCAGTCTTGCGGATGCTCTAGAAGCCAAGGGGATCAACTGCCATGTGATCGGTGGCGCCGACGTCGCGGCAGAGCTCGACGCAAAACGCGCAATCAATCAGGGCGTGCGACTGGCTGCAGAACTCTAA
- a CDS encoding HAD family hydrolase: MPIEAVIFDVGNVLIEWQPERAYDRLIGEERRKAMFAELDMHDMNNDIDLGAPFKERIYQFAEENPKWRDEIRMWHDNWFDLASPAIDHSWRLLRALRAKGVQVFALSNFGVDNWPPAVEVYPVLGEFDREYVSGRMGHVKPFNRIYEMVEEDCQVEPDRLLFADDREENLVTARARGWKTHLFEGPQGWADRLVTEGLLTATEAA; the protein is encoded by the coding sequence ATGCCTATTGAAGCTGTAATATTTGATGTCGGCAACGTTCTGATCGAGTGGCAGCCAGAACGTGCCTACGATCGCCTGATCGGCGAAGAACGCCGCAAAGCCATGTTTGCAGAGCTGGACATGCATGACATGAACAATGACATCGACCTAGGGGCCCCTTTCAAAGAGCGTATTTATCAATTCGCGGAAGAAAACCCGAAATGGCGCGATGAAATCCGTATGTGGCATGACAACTGGTTTGACCTCGCGAGCCCTGCCATTGACCACTCTTGGCGCCTACTAAGAGCGTTGCGCGCAAAAGGCGTTCAGGTATTTGCCCTCTCCAATTTCGGCGTCGACAATTGGCCCCCTGCTGTCGAGGTCTACCCGGTACTCGGTGAATTTGACCGCGAATATGTATCAGGCCGTATGGGTCATGTGAAACCGTTCAACCGGATTTATGAAATGGTTGAAGAAGACTGTCAGGTCGAACCAGATCGTCTTCTTTTCGCTGACGACCGTGAAGAAAACCTGGTGACCGCGCGCGCACGTGGCTGGAAAACCCACCTATTTGAAGGACCGCAAGGCTGGGCAGACCGCTTGGTAACTGAAGGTCTGTTGACCGCGACGGAGGCGGCTTAG
- a CDS encoding DUF6478 family protein translates to MGTRSGKLWQRMVQRGVTRFWAQAAREASNSNLRVLRRRRLLARKLRNHLDTLISIADGRLALPIIGSNTFPKPHGTDWAWRPTVWRDSLPSKGMVAVKSKEGLGQEVTLFHDCTISELTLRQLRNTRAKDLAPFGLRMDVFRFDGSFLSLVVDFPKEALQDLNRQYLIRMDTIVEMEKPLEIFARFNIKHGPNTEQIVRELPLHEEEIMVEFDLAYSKLNEKRIDKAWVDLIFEGPEMNQVILRDVTFSRRPRAEM, encoded by the coding sequence ATGGGTACTCGATCAGGTAAACTTTGGCAGCGCATGGTGCAGCGTGGGGTCACACGGTTTTGGGCGCAAGCGGCGCGTGAAGCATCCAATTCGAATCTAAGGGTTCTACGTCGCAGACGCTTGCTCGCACGAAAACTCCGCAATCATTTGGACACGTTGATATCGATAGCAGATGGACGCCTTGCGCTTCCAATAATCGGGTCCAATACCTTTCCCAAGCCTCATGGGACCGATTGGGCATGGCGCCCAACGGTCTGGCGCGACAGCCTGCCATCCAAAGGCATGGTGGCCGTTAAGTCCAAAGAAGGTCTAGGGCAGGAAGTGACACTTTTTCATGACTGCACAATTTCAGAACTTACTTTGCGCCAGCTTCGAAACACCCGCGCGAAAGATCTAGCGCCTTTTGGCCTGCGCATGGATGTTTTTCGCTTTGACGGCTCCTTCCTGTCTTTGGTTGTCGATTTTCCCAAAGAGGCCCTCCAGGACCTCAATCGTCAGTACCTGATCCGTATGGACACCATCGTTGAGATGGAAAAGCCGCTGGAAATCTTCGCCCGTTTCAACATCAAGCACGGCCCGAACACAGAACAGATTGTGAGAGAACTGCCCCTTCATGAAGAAGAAATCATGGTGGAATTCGATCTCGCCTATTCGAAACTCAATGAAAAGAGGATCGACAAAGCCTGGGTCGATTTGATCTTTGAAGGTCCAGAAATGAACCAAGTCATTTTGCGCGATGTCACCTTTAGCCGTCGCCCACGTGCCGAGATGTAA
- a CDS encoding antibiotic biosynthesis monooxygenase family protein, which yields MIAVIFEVEIAEGRKADYLDIAAELKPLLEQIDGFISVERFQSLTQEGKLLSLSFFRDEKAVAEWRTVAEHRAAQSRGRTGIFANYRLRVASVLRDYGMTERDEAPADSLKTHDSD from the coding sequence ATGATTGCAGTGATATTTGAAGTTGAAATCGCAGAAGGCCGCAAAGCGGACTACTTGGATATCGCAGCAGAGCTGAAACCACTCTTGGAACAGATCGACGGGTTCATTTCGGTTGAGCGGTTTCAAAGTCTGACACAGGAAGGAAAGCTCCTATCGCTTTCCTTTTTTCGGGACGAAAAAGCAGTCGCCGAATGGCGCACCGTGGCCGAACATCGTGCCGCGCAATCTCGAGGCCGCACTGGGATATTTGCGAATTACCGCCTCCGAGTGGCTTCCGTTTTGCGGGACTACGGTATGACCGAACGGGATGAAGCTCCGGCCGATAGCCTAAAAACGCATGACAGTGATTAG
- a CDS encoding MFS transporter, whose translation MQERAPLMTPVLIAGCIIILVSFSIRASFGVFQIPIAEEFGWLRSEFSLAIAIQNLAWGIGQPIFGAIAERIGDRKAIIMGALVYAAGLVLSSFAVSPEAHQFYEVMVGFGIAGTGFGVILAVVGRASSDENRSMSLAIATAAGSAGQVFGAPVAEWMLGFLSWQNTFLIFAAGILAVLITLPMMRAPAASKAELEESMGTILKRAFKDPSYTLIFLGFFSCGYQLAFVTAHFPAFVTEVCAAIDPKGVLASVGISTTSQLGAWSIALIGAANIGGTLYAGYLGKKYSKKYLLAAIYTGRTIAAAAFIMLPMTPTTVIIFSIVMGSLWLATVPLTSGLVAHLYGLRYMGTLYGIVFFSHQLGSFLGVWLGGRMYDVYGSYEAVWWIGVGVGAFSAIVHLPIREKRTPPAAMAA comes from the coding sequence ATGCAGGAACGCGCGCCTCTAATGACACCGGTGTTGATCGCCGGTTGCATCATCATTCTCGTGTCCTTCTCGATCCGTGCAAGCTTTGGGGTGTTTCAAATCCCAATTGCCGAAGAGTTTGGCTGGCTGCGGTCTGAATTCTCTCTGGCCATTGCGATTCAAAACCTTGCCTGGGGTATCGGTCAGCCGATTTTCGGTGCGATTGCAGAACGCATCGGGGATCGCAAGGCGATCATAATGGGGGCTCTGGTCTACGCAGCTGGATTGGTATTGTCTTCCTTCGCTGTTTCACCTGAAGCGCATCAGTTTTATGAAGTGATGGTTGGATTTGGTATCGCGGGTACGGGTTTTGGTGTAATCTTGGCGGTCGTCGGACGCGCGAGTTCTGATGAAAACCGCTCGATGTCGCTTGCGATTGCAACGGCGGCAGGCAGCGCTGGGCAGGTATTTGGTGCGCCGGTTGCTGAATGGATGTTGGGCTTCCTGAGTTGGCAAAACACATTTCTGATCTTTGCAGCCGGTATCCTTGCAGTCTTGATTACGCTCCCAATGATGCGTGCGCCTGCGGCTTCAAAAGCGGAACTTGAAGAAAGCATGGGGACCATTTTGAAGCGTGCATTCAAAGATCCGTCTTACACGCTTATCTTTCTCGGATTTTTCAGTTGCGGCTACCAACTCGCCTTTGTAACCGCGCATTTCCCGGCGTTTGTGACGGAGGTCTGTGCTGCCATTGACCCGAAAGGCGTACTTGCCTCCGTTGGCATAAGCACCACCTCACAGCTTGGTGCATGGTCGATTGCCCTAATCGGTGCAGCTAATATTGGCGGCACGCTGTATGCGGGCTATCTCGGTAAAAAATACTCCAAGAAGTATCTACTGGCGGCAATCTATACAGGTCGAACAATAGCGGCCGCGGCGTTCATAATGTTGCCGATGACGCCAACAACCGTCATCATATTTTCAATTGTGATGGGCTCGCTCTGGCTCGCAACTGTTCCGCTCACCTCAGGTCTCGTCGCGCATCTTTATGGGCTGCGTTACATGGGCACGCTCTATGGCATTGTCTTCTTCAGCCACCAACTGGGTAGTTTCTTGGGCGTGTGGCTGGGCGGGCGCATGTATGACGTCTATGGAAGCTATGAAGCGGTCTGGTGGATCGGCGTAGGTGTGGGGGCCTTTAGCGCGATAGTGCATCTTCCAATCCGCGAAAAGCGGACGCCGCCTGCTGCTATGGCGGCCTAA